Proteins encoded by one window of Brassica napus cultivar Da-Ae unplaced genomic scaffold, Da-Ae ScsIHWf_382;HRSCAF=603, whole genome shotgun sequence:
- the LOC106371108 gene encoding SNF1-related protein kinase catalytic subunit alpha KIN11-like — protein sequence MDHSPNRFGGNGVESILANYKLGKTLGIGSFGKVKIAEHVVTGHKVAIKILNRRKIKNMEMEEKVRREIKILRLFMHHHIIRQYEVIETPSDIYVVMEYVKSGELFDYIVEKGRLQEEEARNFFQQIISGVEYCHRNMVVHRDLKPENLLLDSRCNIKIADFGLSNVMRDGHFLKTSCGSPNYAAPEVISGKLYAGPEVDVWSCGVILYALLCGTLPFDDENIPNLFKKIKGGIYTLPSHLSPDARDLIPRMLVVDPVKRITIPEIRQHRWFQTHLPRYLAVAPPDTLEQAKKINEEIVQEVVNMGFDRNQVMESLRNRVQNDATVTYYLLLDNRFRVPSGYLESEFQETTDSGSNPMRSAEAAASPVGHWVPSPMDQYGLGGRSQVPSDRKWALGLQSQAHPREIMNEVLKALQELNVCWKKIGHYNMKCRWVPCFADGLNTRDNNQLHFGDDSSIIEDDCAMTSPTVIKFELQLYKAREEKYLLDIQRVNGPQFLFLDLCAAFLTKLRVI from the exons ATGGATCATTCACCAAATAGATTTGGTGGCAATGGAGTTGAATCCATTCTAGCAAACTACAAGCTTGGTAAAACCCTTGGCATCGGATCTTTCGGCAAAGTTAAAATAGCTGAGCACGTTGTAACTGGCCACAAGGTTGCTATCAAGATCCTCAATCGCCGTAAGATCAAGAACATGGAGATGGAAGAGAaag TGAGGAGGGAGATAAAAATTCTGAGATTGTTTATGCATCATCATATCATTCGGCAGTATGAAGTCATAGAGACCCCTAGTGACATTTACGTTGTTATGGAGTATGTCAAGTCCGGAGAGCTCTTTGATTACATTGTAGAGAAAGGCAGGTTACAAGAGGAGGAGGCTCGCAACTTTTTCCAGCAG ATAATATCTGGTGTGGAGTATTGCCATCGCAATATGGTTGTCCATAGAGACCTCAAGCCTGAGAATTTGCTGTTGGACTCGAGGTGCAATATCAAGATTGCTGACTTTGGACTGAGTAATGTCATGAGGGATGGTCATTTTCTGAAAACGAGCTGTGGAAGCCCAAACTACGCTGCTCCTGAG GTTATATCAGGAAAATTATACGCTGGGCCTGAAGTAGATGTATGGAGCTGCGGAGTGATATTGTATGCTCTGCTCTGTGGTACTCTTCCGTTCGATGATGAAAACATTCCCAAccttttcaagaaaattaag GGTGGTATTTACACGCTTCCAAGTCATTTATCACCTGATGCTAGAGACCTGATCCCAAGGATGCTTGTAGTTGACCCAGTGAAACGAATCACCATCCCTGAGATCCGTCAGCACCGTTGGTTCCAGACTCATCTTCCTCGTTATCTTGCTGTTGCTCCACCTGATACACTAGAGCAGGCCAAAAAG ATCAACGAGGAGATAGTTCAAGAAGTGGTTAACATGGGATTTGACAGAAACCAAGTTATGGAATCTCTTCGCAACAGAGTACAAAACGAT GCTACTGTTACGTACTACTTGTTACTGGACAACCGGTTCCGTGTTCCAAGTGGTTATCTTGAATCCGAGTTTCAGGAGACAACA GACAGTGGTTCCAATCCTATGCGCTCAGCTGAAGCCGCTGCTTCACCTGTAGGCCACTGGGTTCCTTCACCTATGGATCAGTACGGATTGGGAGGAAGATCACAAGTCCCAAGTGACCGCAAATGGGCTCTTGGACTTCAG TCCCAAGCGCATCCTCGTGAGATCATGAACGAAGTACTGAAAGCTCTTCAAGAACTCAATGTGTGTTGGAAGAAGATTGGTCACTACAACATGAAATGCCGATGGGTTCCTTGTTTTGCTGATGGTCTGAATACTAGGGACAACAATCAGCTGCACTTCGGAGATGATTCCAGCATCATTGAGGATGACTGTGCCATGACCTCACCCACCGTCATCAAATTTGAACTTCAG CTATACAAAGCTCGGGAAGAGAAGTACTTGCTGGATATACAGAGAGTTAACGGTCCTCAGTTTCTCTTCCTGGATCTATGTGCAGCCTTTCTTACCAAGCTCCGTGTGATCTGA
- the LOC106434564 gene encoding pectinesterase 31-like — METIRMVKVTQDGSGDYLSVQDAVDSVPLGNTCRTVIRLSPGIYRQPVYVPKRKNFITFAGISPEITVITWNNTASKIEHHQASRVIGTGTFGCGSVIVEGEDFIAENVTFENSASEGSGQAVAIRVTADRCAFYNCRFLGWQDTLYLHHGKQYLKDCYVEGSVDFIFGNSTALLEHCHIHCKSQGFITAQSRKSCQESTGYVFLRCVITGNGESGYMYLGRPWGPFGRVVLAYTYMDGCIRNDGWHNWGNAENERSACFYEYRCFGPGSCSAGRVTWSRELMDEEAGHFLHHSFVDPDQDRPWLCLRMGVKTPYSA, encoded by the exons ATGGAGACGATTAGAATGGTGAAGGTTACGCAAGACGGTTCCGGAGACTACCTCTCCGTCCAAGACGCAGTCGACTCGGTGCCTCTCGGAAACACGTGTCGTACCGTGATCCGTCTCTCACCGGGGATTTACCGACAGCCTGTGTACGTGCCCAAGAGAAAAAACTTCATCACTTTCGCCGGAATCTCCCCGGAGATCACCGTCATCACTTGGAACAACACCGCTTCGAAGATCGAGCATCACcag GCGTCGAGAGTCATAGGGACGGGAACGTTTGGGTGCGGGAGTGTTATTGTCGAAGGTGAAGACTTTATTGCAGAGAATGTTACTTTTGAGAACTCTGCTTCTGAG GGATCAGGACAAGCTGTGGCGATTAGAGTCACTGCAGACCGTTGTGCCTTTTATAACTGTCGCTTTCTCGGCTGGCAG GATACGTTATATTTGCATCATGGGAAACAATATTTGAAAGACTGCTACGTTGAGGGAAGTGTGGATTTCATATTTGGGAACAGCACAGCGCTCTTGGAACACTGCCATATCCACTGCAAATCTCAGGGTTTTATTACAGCACAAAGCCGAAAATCGTGTCAGGAATCAACTGGTTACGTGTTCCTAAG ATGTGTGATCACTGGGAATGGTGAGAGTGGGTATATGTATCTGGGAAGGCCATGGGGACCGTTTGGGAGGGTGGTGCTTGCGTACACTTACATGGATGGGTGTATCAGAAATGATGGTTGGCATAACTGGGGAAACGCTGAGAATGAGAGAAGTGCTTGCTTTTATGAGTACAG GTGCTTTGGTCCTGGTAGCTGTTCGGCCGGACGTGTTACGTGGTCGAGAGAACTGATGGATGAAGAAGCGGGACACTTTCTGCATCATAGTTTTGTGGATCCAGATCAGGACCGGCCTTGGTTGTGTCTGAGAATGGGAGTGAAAACACCATATTCTGCGTAG
- the LOC125603721 gene encoding uncharacterized protein LOC125603721, giving the protein MVWFAYCDDEPDSFISFNPVFTDTQHNLTNNPNIVFDFVLVYRRAPEPDSDSDETLDDLCDLETRVFSETLEFDREWLIGGGDREQIKSNVFHILEMIQVPSYSDIVHTLTIDILDLKKHVSVSDSPEIERIRVEIDTIVPRFPDDVDMELEL; this is encoded by the coding sequence ATGGTCTGGTTTGCGTATTGTGACGATGAACCCGACTCCTTCATCTCCTTCAACCCAGTCTTCACCGACACGCAACACAACCTCACAAACAACCCTAACATCGTCTTCGACTTCGTATTGGTTTACAGGCGAGCCCCCGAACCGGACTCAGATTCAGACGAAACTCTTGATGACCTCTGCGACTTAGAAACTCGAGTCTTTAGTGAAACCCTCGAGTTTGATAGAGAGTGGCTCATCGGTGGTGGCGATAGGGAGCAGATAAAATCCAACGTCTTTCACATTCTTGAGATGATCCAAGTCCCTTCTTACTCTGACATTGTTCACACGTTAACTATAGATATCTTGGATTTAAAGAAACACGTGTCCGTGTCTGATTCTCCCGAGATTGAGAGGATACGAGTCGAGATTGATACCATTGTCCCTAGGTTTCCCGACGACGTCGATATGGAACTCGAGCTATGA
- the LOC106369470 gene encoding inhibitor of trypsin and hageman factor produces MSFICSGKTSWPELMGTKGDYAASVIERENPEVTAAVIVVQTPVPFEYNIRCNRVWVWVDKKVDGTVVVVPIVG; encoded by the exons ATGTCGTTTATATGTTCTG GGAAGACCTCATGGCCGGAGCTTATGGGAACAAAGGGAGACTATGCGGCTTCTGTGATCGAACGTGAGAACCCGGAAGTCACAGCAGCCGTGATTGTAGTTCAAACTCCGGTGCCTTTTGAGTATAACATCAGGTGCAACCGGGTCTGGGTCTGGGTTGATAAAAAAGTTGATGGTACCGTCGTTGTAGTCCCTATCGTCGGTTAG
- the LOC125603722 gene encoding UPF0301 protein Plut_0637-like has protein sequence MDACFLTSRSISGVKDIVPFTKARIYSCPKRSSGKFLTRKVAAPISVKCSVSDSWKPLESDTDLIKDCVNKSKADADWKEFRARLVAGEQAATSDMVVDCSSSTSSRITLGDKWAHKISEAEPGCLLVATEKLDGVHIYEKTVVLILSVGPSDTIGVILNRPSLMSIKGTKSTVLDKAGTFSDKRLFFGGPLEERLFLVSPRNGEDNEVEKSGVFRQVMKGLYYGTRESVGLAAEMVKRKLVGRSEVRIFNGYCSWENEQLKADVLRGYWTVAACSSSVVELGSAVQSHGLWDEVVGLIGPQSGSAI, from the exons ATGGATGCTTGTTTTCTTACCTCAAGATCAATCTCTGGTGTTAAAGATATTGTCCCGTTCACCAAAGCCAGAATCTATTCTTGCCCCAAGAGAAGCTCCGGCAAGTTCCTCACCAGGAAGGTTGCTGCTCCCATCTCTGTAAAAT GTTCTGTTTCGGATTCATGGAAGCCATTGGAGAGTGATACTGATCTCATCAAGGATTGTGTCAACAAATCTAAAGCAGATGCTGACTGGAAAGAGTTCAGAGCGAGGCTCGTGGCTGGGGAGCAAGCTGCAACCTCCGACATGGTGGTGGACTGTTCATCATCAACGTCCTCACGGATCACTCTTGGAGACAAATGGGCACACAAGATCAGCGAGGCAGAGCCAGGATGTCTCCTAGTTGCCACTGAGAAGCTAGACGGAGTCCATATCTATGAAAAGACTGTGGTTCTTATCCTCTCTGTTGGACCCTCAGATACTATAGGAGTCATCCTCAACCGTCCATCGCTGATGTCAATCAAAGGGACAAAGTCAACTGTCTTAGACAAGGCGGGAACGTTTTCAGACAAGAGACTCTTCTTTGGTGGACCTTTGGAAGAAAGGTTGTTCTTGGTGAGTCCAAGAAACGGCGAAGACAACGAGGTTGAGAAGAGTGGGGTGTTCAGACAAGTCATGAAAGGATTGTACTATGGGACGAGGGAGAGTGTAGGATTGGCTGCAGAGATGGTGAAGAGGAAGTTGGTGGGAAGAAGTGAGGTAAGGATCTTTAATGGGTACTGTAGTTGGGAAAATGAGCAGTTGAAAGCAGATGTGTTGAGAGGGTATTGGACAGTGGCTGCATGTAGCTCAAGTGTTGTTGAGCTTGGTTCAGCTGTTCAAAGTCATGGTCTTTGGGATGAGGTTGTTGGGCTTATTGGCCCTCAAAGTGGCTCTGCTATCTAA
- the LOC125574868 gene encoding transmembrane protein 230-like has product MASRRNVRYAQLPGEEDDEDYANGGGRRDFDPRFEYTPKAFDRVPWKSIALALFLLFLGCLLLLLTVFIFTGHMEGDSSQGYALLVLGILTFLPGFYETRIAYYSWRGAEGYRFAAIPSY; this is encoded by the exons ATGGCGTCGAGGAGAAACGTACGGTACGCTCAGCTTCCAGGGGAGGAAGACGATGAGGATTACGCAAACGGTGGTGGAAGGAGAGATTTCGATCCTCGATTTGAGTATACGCCGAAAGCATTTGATAGAGTACCGTGGAAGTCTATAGCGTTAGCTTTGTTTCTTCTGTTTCTTGGTTGCTTGCTTCTCCTTTTGACGGTTTTCATATTCACTGGTCACATGGAAGGAGATAGCTCTCAGGGTTACGCGCTTCTTGTTCTTGGCATCCTTACTTTCCTCCCTG GGTTCTATGAGACTCGGATTGCTTACTATTCGTGGAGAGGAGCTGAAGGGTACCGTTTCGCAGCCATTCCCTCCTACTGA